One genomic segment of Oenanthe melanoleuca isolate GR-GAL-2019-014 chromosome 5, OMel1.0, whole genome shotgun sequence includes these proteins:
- the AP5M1 gene encoding AP-5 complex subunit mu-1 isoform X1 translates to MALRALWLLRHDPAAGGAVLFSRRYPTVELRAETSNGATHVPVPSDSAFLRALLCELGLLHQHVFLEQRDSCTRLSHSCVRSLATAAGELWPVLAFRRSGLIYACVPLVEGSLEPRPPLLTVAGLSQGLALLLGIMDYVSPSRKNEAELNSKIGQLRNLLIQACPLGTPLNTNIRSLSSSFEDIQEMPVDKDQPAWRSCRYKGKPQVNVCITEKVKCMQYDQSDVVDTWQVYGAVNCKCDIEGSAPNVTLSLTLPSNAPPLQDIVVHHCVTSVDPAMLMSTSAEPLHDAVFNGPYKFPFIPPSDSFNLCYYTSQVPVPPILGCYQLVEEGSQIKITVNLKLHESIKNSFEYCEARIPFFNRGPIAQLEYKVSYGQLDLSREKSLLVWVIGQKFPKSLEVSLTGTLSFGTAGKEHPTDYVCTGNTAYVKLYFRIPDFTLTGCYVDQHSVQIFVPGKPKITASRELISSDYYIWNSKAPAPMVYKPLLD, encoded by the exons ATGGCCCTGCGGGCGCTCTGGCTCCTCAGGCACGACCCCGCGGCCGGCGGCGCCGTGCTCTTCTCCAG GCGCTACCCCACGGTGGAGCTGCGCGCAGAGACCTCGAACGGCGCCACGCACGTCCCCGTGCCCTCGGACAGCGCCTTCCTCAGGGCCCTGCTctgtgagctggggctgctgcaccagcacgtgttcctggagcagagggacagctgCACCCGCCTCAGCCACTCCTGCGTGCGCTCCCTGGCCACCGCCGCCGGAGAGCTCTGGCCAGTGCTGGCCTTCCGCAGGAGCGGCCTCATCTACGCCTGCGTGCCGCTGGTGGAGGGCAGCCTggagccgcggccgcccctcCTCACCGTCGCCGGGCTCTCAcaggggctggctctgctgctgggcatcATGGACTACGtctctcccagcaggaaaaaCGAGGCTGAGCTGAACTCAAAGATCGGGCAGCTCCGCAATCTGCTGATCCAGGCCTGTCCCCTGGGCACCCCCCTGAACACCAACATCCgcagcctgagcagctccttCGAGGACATCCAGGAGATGCCTGTGGATAAGGATCAGCCAGCCTGGAGATCCTGCAGGTACAAGGGCAAACCTCAGGTGAATGTTTGCATCACTGAGAAGGTCAAGTGTATGCAGTATGACCAGAGTGATGTGGTGGACACGTGGCAAGTTTATGGAGCTGTGAACTGCAAG TGTGACATAGAGGGGTCTGCCCCAAACGTCACCCTCAGCCTGACCCTCCCGAGCAACGCGCCCCCGCTGCAGGACATCGTGGTCCATCACTGTGTCACTTCTGTGGACCCTGCCATGCTGATGTCCACCAGTGCTGAGCCTCTGCATGATGCTGTCTTCAATGGACCTTACAAATTCCCTTTCATTCCTCCTTCAGATTCCTTCAACCTGTGTTACTACACTTCCCAG GTTCCTGTCCCACCAATTTTGGGATGTTACCAGCTTGTTGAAGAGGGATCACAGATAAAAATAACAGTTAATTTAAAGCTCCATGAAAGCATAAAGAATTCTTTTGAGTACTGTGAAGCTCGTATACCTTTCTTCAACAG GGGCCCCATTGCTCAGTTAGAGTACAAAGTTAGTTATGGCCAGCTGGATTTGTCCCGGGAGAAGAGCCTCCTGGTTTGGGTCATTG GACAGAAGTTCCCCAAATCTTTGGAAGTTTCCCTGACTGGAACTCTGTCATTTGGCACTGCAGGCAAAGAGCACCCAACTGATTATGTGTGCACTGGGAACACTGCATATGTAAAA CTGTATTTTAGGATCCCAGACTTCACACTTACTGGATGTTACGTAGACCAGCATTCTGTTCAGATCTTTGTTCCAGGGAAGCCCAAAATTACTGCAT CCCGGGAACTGATTTCTTCTGATTACTACATCTGGAATTCCAAAGCACCAGCACCTATGGTATACAAGCCCTTACTTGACTAA
- the AP5M1 gene encoding AP-5 complex subunit mu-1 isoform X2, producing MALRALWLLRHDPAAGGAVLFSRRYPTVELRAETSNGATHVPVPSDSAFLRALLCELGLLHQHVFLEQRDSCTRLSHSCVRSLATAAGELWPVLAFRRSGLIYACVPLVEGSLEPRPPLLTVAGLSQGLALLLGIMDYVSPSRKNEAELNSKIGQLRNLLIQACPLGTPLNTNIRSLSSSFEDIQEMPVDKDQPAWRSCRYKGKPQVNVCITEKVKCMQYDQSDVVDTWQVYGAVNCKCDIEGSAPNVTLSLTLPSNAPPLQDIVVHHCVTSVDPAMLMSTSAEPLHDAVFNGPYKFPFIPPSDSFNLCYYTSQVPVPPILGCYQLVEEGSQIKITVNLKLHESIKNSFEYCEARIPFFNRGPIAQLEYKVSYGQLDLSREKSLLVWVIDAVSAFRTEVPQIFGSFPDWNSVIWHCRQRAPN from the exons ATGGCCCTGCGGGCGCTCTGGCTCCTCAGGCACGACCCCGCGGCCGGCGGCGCCGTGCTCTTCTCCAG GCGCTACCCCACGGTGGAGCTGCGCGCAGAGACCTCGAACGGCGCCACGCACGTCCCCGTGCCCTCGGACAGCGCCTTCCTCAGGGCCCTGCTctgtgagctggggctgctgcaccagcacgtgttcctggagcagagggacagctgCACCCGCCTCAGCCACTCCTGCGTGCGCTCCCTGGCCACCGCCGCCGGAGAGCTCTGGCCAGTGCTGGCCTTCCGCAGGAGCGGCCTCATCTACGCCTGCGTGCCGCTGGTGGAGGGCAGCCTggagccgcggccgcccctcCTCACCGTCGCCGGGCTCTCAcaggggctggctctgctgctgggcatcATGGACTACGtctctcccagcaggaaaaaCGAGGCTGAGCTGAACTCAAAGATCGGGCAGCTCCGCAATCTGCTGATCCAGGCCTGTCCCCTGGGCACCCCCCTGAACACCAACATCCgcagcctgagcagctccttCGAGGACATCCAGGAGATGCCTGTGGATAAGGATCAGCCAGCCTGGAGATCCTGCAGGTACAAGGGCAAACCTCAGGTGAATGTTTGCATCACTGAGAAGGTCAAGTGTATGCAGTATGACCAGAGTGATGTGGTGGACACGTGGCAAGTTTATGGAGCTGTGAACTGCAAG TGTGACATAGAGGGGTCTGCCCCAAACGTCACCCTCAGCCTGACCCTCCCGAGCAACGCGCCCCCGCTGCAGGACATCGTGGTCCATCACTGTGTCACTTCTGTGGACCCTGCCATGCTGATGTCCACCAGTGCTGAGCCTCTGCATGATGCTGTCTTCAATGGACCTTACAAATTCCCTTTCATTCCTCCTTCAGATTCCTTCAACCTGTGTTACTACACTTCCCAG GTTCCTGTCCCACCAATTTTGGGATGTTACCAGCTTGTTGAAGAGGGATCACAGATAAAAATAACAGTTAATTTAAAGCTCCATGAAAGCATAAAGAATTCTTTTGAGTACTGTGAAGCTCGTATACCTTTCTTCAACAG GGGCCCCATTGCTCAGTTAGAGTACAAAGTTAGTTATGGCCAGCTGGATTTGTCCCGGGAGAAGAGCCTCCTGGTTTGGGTCATTG ATGCTGTCTCTGCCTTTAGGACAGAAGTTCCCCAAATCTTTGGAAGTTTCCCTGACTGGAACTCTGTCATTTGGCACTGCAGGCAAAGAGCACCCAACTGA